In Cicer arietinum cultivar CDC Frontier isolate Library 1 chromosome 1, Cicar.CDCFrontier_v2.0, whole genome shotgun sequence, one DNA window encodes the following:
- the LOC101507629 gene encoding homeobox-leucine zipper protein HDG11-like, producing the protein MSNQMKFTQKTLNVIGGIRLSIRETGIGEPNGMVIVAASTIWLPQPSDKVIEFLTDPIKRPQWDVLSDGDPVNEIVHISNGLYPENFTSIIRPFDSNETGMVILHESFTSPFGSYLVYAPMDTALMNVAISGEEDLTLLEILPCGFVVSPICPSNEGNNNNNNTSGAGSLLTLAYQIFVADHYEENVNNLLNAQNVDTIVSLLTTTLKSVKDGLDQEKGFVALEKYYVKDAYQGLMQKSSVNRSSFGDDAWYKTILLKMSLLAWRLLHN; encoded by the exons ATGTCAAATCAGATGAAATTCACACAAAAAACTCTGAATGTCATTGGAGGGATTAGACTCTCAATTCGTGAAACTGGTATAGGAGAACCAAATGGTATGGTTATCGTTGCTGCCAGTACCATTTGGCTCCCTCAACCTAGTGACAAAGTTATTGAGTTCCTCACTGATCCTATAAAACGTCCCCAG TGGGATGTTCTTTCTGATGGAGATCCAGTGAATGAGATTGTACATATTTCAAATGGGCTTTATCCTGAAAACTTCACTTCAATTATTCGG CCATTCGACTCTAATGAGACAGGCATGGTGATTCTTCATGAAAGTTTCACATCTCCCTTTGGATCATATCTTGTATATGCTCCAATGGATACAGCATTAATGAATGTGGCCATAAGTGGTGAAGAAGACTTAACACTACTAGAAATTCTTCCATGTGGTTTTGTTGTATCTCCAATTTGCCCCTCAAATgaaggtaataataataataataatacatcaGGAGCTGGCTCATTACTCACTCTAGCATACCAAATATTTGTTGCTGATCACTATGAAGAAAATGTCAACAATTTGCTGAATGCTCAAAATGTTGATACAATTGTCTCCCTTTTGACCACAACTCTTAAAAGTGTCAAGGATGGTCTC GATCAAGAAAAAGGATTTGTGGCATTGGAAAAGTACTATGTGAAAGATGCTTATCAAGGATTGATGCAGAAGTCTTCTGTAAATCGCTCTTCATTTGGTGATGATGCTTGGTATAAAACGATACTGTTAAAGATGTCTCTCTTAGCTTGGAGGTTGTTGCACAATTGA
- the LOC140920626 gene encoding homeobox-leucine zipper protein HDG11-like, with product MLNHEVGGSSSDVDNNGKQIMGNYNEEKTMVSQIAAVAMEELVRLIKCKKEPLWIHYPTAHDDKFTLHKENYQQIFPKTNHVIGTNVCKVSSKYSAIVNLSCMQLVGIFLDSVKWADMFPTIITKAQTTKVFENGSLRNRDGALQLV from the exons ATGCTAAACCATGAGGTTGGTGGAAGTTCAAGTGATGTTGACAACAATGGTAAGCAAATTATGGGAAATTataatgaagaaaagacaatGGTGTCTCAGATTGCAGCTGTTGCAATGGAAGAATTGGTTAGGCTAATTAAGTGCAAGAAAGAGCCTTTATGGATCCATTATCCAACTGCTCATGATGACAAATTCACCCTTCATAAAGaaaattatcaacaaatttTCCCCAAAACCAATCATGTCATAGGTACCAATGTTTGTAAAGTATCTTCAAAATATTCAGCAATTGTGAACCTAAGTTGCATGCAACTAGTTGGCATATTTCTAGACTCG GTCAAATGGGCTGACATGTTCCCAACAATTATTACCAAAGCACAAACAACTAAAGTATTTGAAAATGGTTCATTGAGAAATCGAGATGGTGCTTTGCAATtggtataa
- the LOC101507325 gene encoding homeobox-leucine zipper protein ROC8-like, giving the protein MDYSMGGGSGSGDEDIDNLQNGKRSSSYKRLTSAQTAVLENFMKECHHPDEAQRRQLAEEVGLEPKQIKFWFQNKRTLLKNQHERENNSTLRAENERIHNENYLIREALKATICSTCGGPPFPEEEHERFMNHMQEENAKLKEECEKVSNFLARYMEKEISLPELEQALNSIEAFSRDMEPEISLNQTVGESSSQVNGNLTMHQAGMFSTGNYDTEKLMMSQIVAIAMEELVRLVRVNEPFWINSSTNQDGKYTLLKDSYEQVFPKNNHFKGANVCEESSKYSGIVNLSGVQLVDMFLDTVKWTNLFPTIVTKAETIKVFETGSVGNRDGALLLMYEEMHILSPLVRPREFHIVRYCKQVDVGVWVITDVSFDSTSQPNTSSLSRSWKHPSGCIIREMPNGACLVTWVEHVEVDDKIHSHQLYRDLVNSFSLYGAESWIKELQRMCQRSVSFFLERIPIHESRGVIQTIEGRKGVMKFAHRMVKMFCECLTMTGQLEFQHLSLDSIGGVRVSVRKTTSTGQPNGMVVAAATTLWLPLSADKVFEFLRDPTKRSQWDVLSCGNPVHEIAHISNGLYPGNCISIIQPFIPSENHTLILQESFTSPVGSYVIYAATDTTSMNVAIRGEDSKELQILPSGFVVCSKGQPNVTLEETFNNGNSSVDGSGGTLLTLAYQILTSSTNGIDKPLNMESVATVNTLLSNTILKVKEALMTSTT; this is encoded by the exons ATGGATTATTCAATGGGAGGTGGTAGTGGATCTGGTGATGAAGACATTGATAACTTACAAAATGGAAAAAGATCTTCCTCCTACAAACGTCTTACTTCAGCTCAAACAGCCGTACTTGAAAA TTTCATGAAGGAATGCCACCATCCAGATGAGGCCCAACGACGTCAATTAGCTGAGGAGGTTGGGCTTGAGcccaaacaaatcaaattttggTTCCAAAATAAGAGAACTCTATTGAAG aatcaaCACGAGCGAGAAAATAACTCCACTCTACGTGCTGAAAATGAAAGGATTCATAACGAAAACTACCTAATAAGAGAAGCATTGAAGGCTACAATTTGCTCAACTTGTGGGGGTCCACCATTTCCCGAGGAAGAACATGAACGTTTCATGAACCACATGCAAGAGGAAAATGCTAAGCTCAAAGAAGAG TGTGAGAAAGTGTCGAACTTTCTTGCAAGATACATGGAGAAAGAGATATCACTACCTGAATTGGAGCAAGCACTGAATTCAATAGAAGCATTTTCAAGAGACATGGAACCTGAAATATCACTAAATCAAACGGTTGGTGAAAGCTCAAGTCAAGTTAATGGCAATCTAACAATGCATCAAGCTGGTATGTTCTCAACAGGAAACTATGATACAGAAAAGTTAATGATGTCTCAAATTGTAGCTATTGCAATGGAAGAGTTAGTTAGGCTTGTGAGAGTTAATGAACCATTTTGGATTAACTCTTCAACTAATCAAGATGGAAAGTACACTCTTCTAAAAGATAGTTATGAACAAGTTTTTCCCAAGAACAATCACTTTAAAGGTGCCAATGTGTGTGAAGAATCTTCAAAATATTCAGGAATTGTTAACCTTAGTGGCGTGCAACTTGTTGACATGTTTCTCGACACG GTGAAATGGACAAACTTGTTCCCAACAATTGTTACTAAAGCAGAAACTATCAAAGTGTTTGAAACCGGTTCGGTAGGAAATCGGGATGGAGCTTTGTTGTtg ATGTATGAGGAAATGCATATTTTATCACCTCTAGTGCGACCTCGTGAATTTCACATTGTTCGTTATTGCAAACAAGTTGATGTTGGAGTTTGGGTGATAACTGATGTGTCATTTGATTCCACCTCTCAACCAAACACTTCCTCTCTTTCTCGCTCTTGGAAACATCCTTCTGGATGCATAATTCGTGAAATGCCTAATGGGGCTTGTCTG gTTACTTGGGTTGAACATGTGGAAGTGGATGATAAGATCCATTCACATCAGCTATATAGAGATCTTGTTAATAGCTTTAGTTTATATGGAGCTGAAAGTTGGATTAAAGAGCTTCAAAGAATGTGTCAGAGATCTGTCAGCTTTTTTCTTGAGAGGATACCTATTCATGAATCTAGAGGAG TGATCCAAACAATTGAAGGGAGAAAGGGAGTAATGAAGTTTGCTCATAGAATGGTTAAGATGTTCTGTGAATGTTTAACAATGACAGGACAATTGGAATTTCAACATTTAAGTTTGGATAGCATTGGTGGTGTTAGAGTATCTGTTAGAAAAACCACTAGCACAGGTCAACCAAATGGCATGGTTGTGGCTGCTGCTACCACCCTCTGGCTTCCTCTATCTGCTGATAAAGTTTTTGAATTCCTCAGAGATCCTACAAAAAGATCTCAG tGGGATGTTCTTTCTTGTGGGAATCCAGTGCATGAGATTGCTCACATTTCAAATGGACTATATCCTGGCAACTGCATTTCAATTATTCAG CCATTCATCCCAAGTGAGAACCACACTTTAATTCTTCAAGAAAGTTTCACATCACCTGTGGGATCATATGTTATATATGCTGCAACTGACACAACATCTATGAATGTGGCCATAAGAGGTGAAGATTCTAAAGAGCTACAAATCCTTCCATCAGGTTTTGTTGTTTGTTCAAAAGGCCAACCAAATGTAACTTTGGAAGAAACATTTAACAATGGAAATAGTAGTGTTGATGGATCAGGTGGCACATTGTTAACTTTGGCTTACCAAATTCTGACTTCTAGCACAAATGGAATTGACAAGCCACTTAATATGGAATCTGTTGCTACTGTCAATACCCTTTTGTCCAATACTATTCTCAAAGTTAAAGAGGCTCTCATGACTTCTACTACTTAG